From the Halalkalicoccus sp. CGA53 genome, one window contains:
- a CDS encoding TrmB family transcriptional regulator, giving the protein MAIDRQEAVEALERLGLSNYEAKVFIALQTLGDGTAREVYRLAEIPRSQVYGAAESLEEQGLVEIQQSSPMRYRPVSIEEARTILHERFEQERDRAFDYLETAQERFDPEGEQREDVWSLQGREHVDARVEQLVGDAEATVLFGASDVTLVPDPIRDALVEKRRGGLSVQVISESPEVHELFEGREIGTYYPPEQDQSRHGGRLLVADGDAVLLSVLTEGDSGGQEAAIWSEGTGLATVLATILASLFDESSGAVRSS; this is encoded by the coding sequence ATGGCGATCGACCGGCAGGAGGCAGTCGAGGCGTTGGAACGGCTCGGGCTCTCGAACTACGAGGCGAAGGTGTTCATCGCCCTCCAAACGCTCGGGGACGGGACGGCGAGGGAGGTCTATCGACTGGCCGAGATCCCCCGATCGCAGGTCTACGGCGCGGCCGAATCATTGGAGGAGCAGGGCCTCGTCGAGATTCAGCAGTCCTCACCGATGCGGTATCGGCCGGTGAGCATCGAAGAGGCGAGGACGATCCTCCACGAGCGCTTCGAGCAGGAACGGGACCGGGCGTTCGACTACCTCGAGACGGCCCAGGAACGCTTCGACCCGGAGGGCGAACAGCGCGAGGACGTCTGGTCGCTGCAGGGTCGCGAACACGTCGACGCCCGTGTCGAACAGCTCGTGGGCGACGCGGAGGCGACGGTCCTGTTCGGCGCGAGCGACGTGACGCTCGTTCCGGATCCGATCCGGGACGCGCTCGTCGAGAAACGTCGGGGCGGGCTCTCGGTACAGGTGATAAGCGAGAGCCCCGAGGTACACGAGCTGTTCGAGGGACGGGAGATAGGGACGTACTACCCCCCCGAGCAGGACCAGTCGAGACACGGCGGTCGGCTGCTGGTCGCCGACGGCGACGCCGTCCTGCTGAGCGTCCTCACGGAGGGCGACAGCGGCGGGCAGGAGGCCGCCATCTGGAGCGAGGGAACGGGTCTCGCGACCGTGCTCGCGACGATCCTCGCGAGCCTCTTCGACGAGTCGAGCGGCGCGGTTCGAAGCTCTTAA
- a CDS encoding endonuclease III domain-containing protein: MADEPEVNISGGVEGGGMAAEFEPSEAETRAERVIDLLGERYWQKTYGGQDAFTCLVRTILSQNTSDKASQPAHDALMERYGGSGVQRTSERPSGERPRAGDLVEALAEAERSDLAETISSAGLYNQKSAVIIDAAVEIREEFGGASEFDTFVKDGEPNEVRERLLEINGVGPKTADCVLLFSGGRGGVFPVDTHVHRIYRRMGIAPPDADHEEVREVLEREVPPQKCGFGHTASIQFGREFCSARKPACLDGPEACPLYDLCDRVGIDEIDETVVDPADAD, from the coding sequence ATGGCAGACGAGCCGGAGGTGAACATCAGCGGGGGAGTCGAGGGCGGCGGTATGGCGGCCGAGTTCGAGCCGAGCGAGGCCGAAACCCGCGCGGAGCGGGTGATCGACCTCCTAGGTGAGCGGTACTGGCAGAAGACCTACGGCGGCCAGGACGCCTTCACCTGTCTCGTCCGGACGATCCTCTCGCAGAACACCTCGGACAAGGCGAGCCAGCCCGCCCACGACGCGCTGATGGAACGGTACGGGGGGAGCGGGGTCCAACGCACCTCGGAACGGCCGAGCGGGGAACGCCCGCGAGCCGGCGACCTCGTCGAGGCGCTCGCCGAGGCAGAACGATCCGACCTCGCGGAAACGATCAGCTCCGCGGGGCTGTACAACCAGAAGTCGGCGGTGATCATCGACGCCGCGGTCGAGATCCGAGAGGAGTTCGGCGGCGCGAGCGAGTTCGATACGTTCGTGAAGGACGGGGAGCCGAACGAGGTCAGAGAGCGCCTGCTCGAGATAAATGGCGTCGGGCCGAAGACCGCAGACTGCGTCTTGCTCTTCTCCGGTGGCAGGGGTGGGGTCTTCCCGGTCGACACCCACGTCCACCGGATCTACCGACGGATGGGTATCGCTCCTCCCGACGCGGACCACGAGGAGGTCCGGGAGGTGCTCGAACGGGAGGTTCCCCCCCAGAAGTGCGGGTTCGGCCACACGGCGAGCATCCAGTTCGGCCGCGAGTTCTGCTCGGCGCGAAAGCCCGCCTGTCTCGACGGCCCCGAGGCCTGTCCGCTCTACGACCTCTGTGACCGGGTCGGGATCGACGAGATCGACGAGACGGTCGTCGACCCTGCCGATGCCGATTAG
- a CDS encoding geranylgeranyl reductase family protein → MSAESHDIVVVGGGTAGAFAAATAADEGVDVVLIERKSEETAGHIACGDAIKGKSTFPDVIDREYLREESFTNQGIRRAIFENPQTGESIDIPFPDGGAIVDRKRYGEVLLEEADRKGAEIHYDTVVQDVVQNGRVQGVTAKRNGERRTYEAEVVIDAAGALSVLQDKADFSGTSFDTNVSYQQFCSAYREVVEVEEPVPWDDAIVFKPTEELGYLWYFPRTSTEINAGLGFQMNKEPMELVDVLKRDLRDRPEFENARVTDKLGAALPTRRPYDSAVAPGLMAVGDAAGHVNPTTGGGIPGAAKAGHWAALEAIDAIGEDDVSESALWNYNHRVMTDFGKRFAAMDLYNIFGGAHDLDDLVGVITALPGQQLVDALGKEGTASMSLGLKVTTLFDTFGHWGLLYELYRVSQRAAELKDVYDEYPRHPDGFAAWQAKRDAVMDEVYAITGAEPKY, encoded by the coding sequence ATGAGCGCCGAATCGCACGACATCGTCGTCGTCGGGGGAGGAACGGCGGGGGCCTTCGCGGCGGCGACCGCCGCCGACGAGGGTGTCGATGTGGTGTTGATCGAACGGAAATCGGAGGAGACGGCGGGTCACATCGCCTGTGGCGACGCGATCAAGGGGAAGAGCACGTTCCCCGACGTGATCGACCGTGAGTACCTCAGAGAGGAGTCGTTCACGAACCAGGGTATTCGCCGGGCGATCTTCGAGAACCCACAGACCGGCGAGTCGATCGACATCCCGTTCCCCGACGGCGGGGCGATCGTCGACCGGAAACGCTACGGCGAGGTGCTCCTGGAGGAGGCGGATCGAAAGGGCGCTGAGATCCACTACGATACGGTGGTCCAGGACGTGGTCCAGAACGGCCGGGTGCAGGGCGTCACCGCGAAGCGAAACGGCGAACGGCGCACATACGAGGCCGAGGTCGTCATCGACGCGGCCGGAGCGCTCTCGGTGCTGCAGGACAAGGCCGACTTCTCGGGCACCTCGTTCGACACGAACGTGAGCTACCAGCAGTTCTGTTCCGCGTATCGAGAGGTCGTCGAGGTCGAGGAGCCGGTTCCGTGGGACGACGCCATCGTCTTCAAGCCGACCGAGGAACTGGGCTACCTCTGGTACTTCCCGCGGACCAGTACCGAGATCAACGCCGGTCTCGGCTTCCAGATGAACAAGGAGCCCATGGAGCTGGTGGACGTGCTCAAACGCGACCTCCGTGACCGTCCGGAGTTCGAAAACGCGCGCGTGACCGACAAACTCGGGGCGGCGCTCCCCACGAGGAGACCGTACGACTCGGCCGTCGCGCCGGGGCTGATGGCCGTCGGAGACGCAGCGGGTCACGTCAACCCGACGACCGGTGGGGGCATCCCCGGTGCCGCGAAGGCGGGGCACTGGGCCGCGCTCGAAGCGATCGACGCCATCGGGGAGGACGACGTGAGCGAGTCCGCGCTCTGGAACTACAACCACCGCGTGATGACCGACTTCGGCAAGCGCTTCGCCGCGATGGACCTCTACAACATCTTCGGCGGCGCCCACGATCTGGACGACCTCGTCGGCGTGATCACCGCACTGCCCGGTCAGCAGCTCGTCGACGCGCTCGGCAAGGAGGGGACGGCCTCGATGAGCCTCGGGCTGAAGGTGACGACGCTGTTCGATACGTTCGGTCACTGGGGACTGCTCTACGAGCTCTACCGGGTCAGCCAGCGAGCGGCGGAGCTGAAAGATGTCTACGACGAGTACCCGAGACACCCCGACGGCTTCGCCGCCTGGCAGGCGAAACGCGACGCGGTGATGGACGAGGTCTACGCGATCACCGGTGCCGAGCCGAAGTACTGA
- the ubaA gene encoding SAMP-activating enzyme E1, which yields MSGLSLDATQLDRYSRHIIMDEIGPEGQRALLDSSVLVVGAGGLGSPIIQYLAAAGVGTLGIVDDDVVERSNLQRQIVHGDADVGEPKVESAARYVERLNPHTEVETHDLRLEPENAEELVGGYDLVVDGSDNFRTRYLVNDVCTLSGTPFSHGAIYKFEGQVISFPADDGPCYRCLFPEAPPAGTVPDCATTGVLGVLPGTVGCIQATEAVKMIVGVGETLSGRMLAYDAMDMTFEEVEIRKNPDCPVCGEGAIDSIEQVSYAEEGCRVSAD from the coding sequence ATGAGCGGCCTCTCGCTCGATGCGACCCAGCTGGACCGGTACTCCAGACACATCATCATGGACGAGATCGGCCCGGAGGGCCAGCGCGCGCTGCTCGATTCGTCCGTACTCGTCGTCGGCGCGGGCGGCCTGGGCTCCCCGATCATCCAGTACCTCGCGGCGGCGGGCGTCGGCACCCTCGGCATCGTCGACGACGACGTCGTCGAGCGCTCGAACCTCCAGCGCCAGATCGTCCACGGCGACGCGGACGTCGGCGAGCCGAAAGTCGAGAGCGCCGCACGCTACGTCGAGCGACTGAATCCCCATACCGAGGTCGAGACCCACGACCTCCGGCTCGAACCCGAGAACGCGGAAGAACTGGTGGGCGGGTACGACCTCGTCGTCGACGGCTCGGACAACTTTCGCACCAGATACCTCGTCAACGACGTCTGTACGCTCTCCGGGACGCCGTTCTCTCACGGCGCGATCTACAAGTTCGAGGGACAGGTCATCTCGTTCCCCGCTGACGACGGCCCCTGTTACCGCTGTCTGTTCCCGGAAGCCCCCCCGGCGGGGACGGTTCCGGACTGCGCGACGACGGGCGTGTTGGGCGTGCTCCCTGGCACCGTCGGCTGCATCCAGGCGACCGAGGCGGTGAAGATGATCGTCGGCGTCGGCGAGACGCTCTCGGGGCGGATGCTCGCCTACGACGCGATGGACATGACGTTCGAGGAGGTCGAGATCCGGAAGAACCCCGACTGTCCCGTCTGCGGGGAGGGGGCGATCGACTCGATCGAGCAGGTCTCCTATGCGGAGGAGGGCTGTCGGGTGAGCGCGGACTGA
- a CDS encoding DUF371 domain-containing protein: MDEVIRAHGHENVRAEHASTFEVTTDDWLTPAGDCILAVEADRAPADFDPAFVDACRDGTAAISATVAVDGHEQVVRGRGHPDLTFESDRSAVGRTSEYVDDRTVLVGAEYAANGFERELVDALVEGVELSLTLSVDR; the protein is encoded by the coding sequence ATGGACGAGGTGATCCGCGCACACGGCCACGAGAACGTGCGCGCCGAACACGCGAGCACGTTCGAGGTGACGACCGACGACTGGCTCACGCCCGCGGGCGACTGTATCCTCGCGGTGGAGGCCGACCGCGCACCGGCCGACTTCGATCCGGCGTTCGTCGACGCCTGCCGGGACGGGACTGCGGCGATCAGCGCGACCGTCGCAGTCGACGGCCACGAGCAGGTCGTCCGTGGCCGTGGCCACCCCGACCTCACGTTCGAGAGCGACCGGAGCGCGGTCGGTCGGACGAGCGAGTACGTCGACGACCGGACCGTGCTGGTCGGGGCGGAGTACGCCGCGAACGGGTTCGAACGGGAGCTCGTCGACGCACTGGTCGAGGGTGTAGAGCTCTCTCTGACCCTCTCGGTCGACCGGTAG
- a CDS encoding 2-oxoacid:acceptor oxidoreductase subunit alpha, with protein MPEDLNWAIGGEAGDGIDSTGKIFAQALSRAGRHVFTSKDFASRIRGGYTAYKVRTSVDRVDSVVDRLDVLVALTQRTIDENTEELHDESVIIYDGERSWDAEIPEEVVGLDVPLKSLAEDAGGAIMQNVVALGAACAVADFDIEYLDSSLEKRFGSKGSKLVENNQQAARMGRDYVYENYDHDYPYSLETTDEDYVLLNGDEAIGMGAIAAGCKFYAGYPITPATAVMEYLMGRIDRFGGTVIQAEDELAAINMTLGAARTGARAMTATSGPGIDLMTETFGLVATSETPMVIVDVMRSGPSTGMPTKQEQGDLNMLLYGGHGEIPRFVVAPTTVAECFHKTVEAFNLAEKYQTPVYLVGDLAMAVTEQTFSPEEFDMDAVENDRGKIVPEEEIEEWLDDEGHFRAHANTEDGISPRALPGTANGAHMSTGLEHDELGRRTEDTEVRVEQVDKRNRKVETAREREDWSAREFGNPDSGNLVVSWGSNEGAIREAMAEFDIDARFISVPYIFPRPDLTEAVEAAEETVVIECNATGQFADLIEHDTLTRVKRINKYNGVQFAADELAEEISAVFDGVEPEVTA; from the coding sequence ATGCCCGAGGACCTCAACTGGGCCATCGGCGGGGAAGCCGGCGATGGCATCGATTCGACGGGGAAGATCTTCGCCCAGGCGCTCTCACGCGCCGGGCGGCACGTCTTCACCTCGAAGGACTTCGCCTCCCGGATCAGGGGCGGCTACACCGCGTACAAGGTCCGCACGTCCGTCGACCGCGTCGACAGCGTCGTCGACCGCCTCGACGTCCTCGTCGCGCTCACCCAGCGGACGATCGACGAGAACACGGAGGAACTCCACGACGAGAGCGTGATCATCTACGACGGCGAGCGCTCGTGGGACGCCGAGATCCCGGAGGAGGTCGTCGGCCTCGACGTCCCGCTGAAGTCGCTCGCCGAGGACGCCGGCGGTGCGATCATGCAGAACGTCGTCGCGCTCGGGGCGGCCTGCGCGGTCGCCGACTTCGACATCGAGTACCTCGATAGCTCGCTCGAGAAACGCTTCGGGAGCAAGGGCTCGAAGCTCGTGGAGAACAACCAGCAGGCCGCCCGGATGGGCCGGGACTACGTCTACGAGAACTACGACCACGACTACCCCTACAGCCTGGAGACGACCGACGAGGACTACGTCCTGTTGAACGGAGACGAGGCGATCGGGATGGGCGCGATCGCCGCCGGCTGCAAGTTCTACGCCGGCTACCCGATCACGCCAGCTACCGCAGTGATGGAGTACCTGATGGGCCGGATCGACCGCTTCGGGGGCACCGTCATTCAGGCGGAAGACGAACTCGCGGCGATCAACATGACCCTCGGCGCGGCGCGGACCGGCGCGCGCGCGATGACGGCGACCTCCGGACCCGGGATCGATCTGATGACCGAGACGTTCGGACTCGTCGCCACCTCGGAGACACCGATGGTGATCGTCGACGTGATGCGCTCGGGTCCCTCGACCGGGATGCCGACGAAACAGGAACAGGGCGACCTGAACATGCTGCTCTACGGCGGCCACGGAGAGATCCCCCGGTTCGTCGTCGCGCCGACGACCGTCGCCGAGTGTTTCCACAAGACCGTCGAGGCGTTCAACCTCGCCGAGAAGTACCAGACCCCCGTGTATCTCGTCGGCGACCTCGCGATGGCGGTCACCGAACAGACGTTCTCGCCCGAGGAGTTCGACATGGACGCGGTCGAGAACGACCGCGGGAAGATCGTCCCCGAGGAGGAGATAGAGGAGTGGCTCGACGACGAGGGCCACTTCCGCGCCCACGCGAACACCGAGGACGGCATCAGCCCCCGCGCGCTCCCCGGGACGGCGAACGGCGCACACATGTCGACGGGACTCGAACACGACGAACTCGGCCGCCGGACCGAGGACACCGAGGTCCGTGTCGAGCAGGTCGACAAGCGAAACCGCAAGGTAGAGACGGCCAGAGAGCGAGAGGACTGGTCGGCCCGGGAGTTCGGGAACCCCGATTCGGGGAACCTCGTCGTCTCGTGGGGGTCGAACGAGGGGGCGATCCGCGAGGCGATGGCGGAGTTCGACATCGACGCGCGGTTCATCTCGGTGCCGTATATCTTCCCGCGGCCGGATCTGACCGAGGCGGTCGAGGCTGCGGAGGAGACGGTCGTGATCGAGTGTAACGCGACCGGACAGTTCGCCGACCTGATCGAACACGACACGCTTACGCGCGTGAAACGCATCAACAAGTACAACGGGGTTCAGTTCGCCGCGGACGAACTCGCCGAGGAGATCTCGGCGGTCTTCGACGGCGTCGAACCGGAGGTCACCGCATGA
- a CDS encoding serine/threonine-protein kinase RIO2, protein MAGNVASVMADLEAEDFHLLSGVEHGMRFSEWVDRGKLPEFSGLTREEVDYRLGRSLERKLVERKTIQYEGLRLRFAGYDALALRTFAKRDTIDGFGAPLGVGKESDVYEVRSYRSLALKFHREGYTNFREVNRERDYTASHDHVSWFYTARKAAEREYEVLEALYPDVRVPRPEDQNRHALVMELIDGVELSRTRLTDEQVRPICSAILAEMANAYRLGYVHADMSEYNVFVSEEGITVFDWPQAVPTDHENARDLLERDVENLLGYFERKYPGQLGDVNVAALTDAVATDSFDGVGSYAG, encoded by the coding sequence ATGGCAGGGAACGTCGCGAGCGTGATGGCCGACCTTGAGGCCGAGGACTTCCACCTGCTCTCCGGTGTCGAACACGGGATGCGCTTCAGCGAGTGGGTCGACCGGGGCAAGCTCCCCGAGTTCTCCGGGCTCACCCGCGAGGAGGTCGACTACCGACTCGGCCGAAGTCTCGAACGCAAACTCGTCGAGCGGAAGACGATCCAGTATGAGGGACTCCGGCTGCGGTTCGCGGGCTACGACGCGCTCGCGTTGCGCACGTTCGCGAAGCGGGACACGATCGACGGCTTCGGCGCGCCGCTGGGCGTCGGAAAGGAGAGCGACGTCTACGAGGTCCGTTCGTACCGCTCGCTCGCGTTGAAGTTCCACCGCGAGGGCTATACCAACTTCCGTGAGGTGAACCGAGAGCGCGATTACACCGCGAGTCACGACCACGTCTCCTGGTTCTACACCGCGCGGAAGGCGGCCGAACGGGAGTACGAGGTCCTCGAGGCACTCTACCCCGACGTGCGGGTCCCGCGACCGGAGGACCAGAACCGCCACGCGCTCGTGATGGAGCTGATCGACGGGGTCGAACTCTCGCGCACGCGGCTGACCGACGAGCAGGTCCGACCGATCTGTTCGGCGATCCTCGCCGAGATGGCGAACGCCTACCGCCTCGGCTACGTCCACGCCGACATGAGCGAGTACAACGTCTTCGTGAGCGAGGAGGGGATCACCGTCTTCGACTGGCCACAGGCGGTCCCCACCGACCACGAGAACGCGAGGGACCTCCTCGAACGCGACGTCGAGAACCTCCTCGGCTACTTCGAGCGGAAGTACCCCGGACAACTGGGCGACGTGAACGTGGCAGCGCTCACCGACGCCGTCGCTACCGACTCGTTCGACGGGGTCGGATCGTACGCTGGGTAA
- a CDS encoding 2-oxoacid:ferredoxin oxidoreductase subunit beta has product MSSETQAHFTDFKSDKQPTWCPGCGDFGTMNGMMKALANTGNDPDNTFLVAGIGCSGKIGTYMHSYALHGVHGRALPLGTGVKLANPELEVMVAGGDGDGYSIGAGHFVHAVRRNVDMTYVVMDNRIYGLTKGQASPTSREDFETSTSPEGTKQSPVHPLALAFSAGATFIGQTFSSDALGHAAVIEEAIEHDGFALVNTYSPCVTFNDVDTYDYFRDAIVDLEEEGHDPTDYEAAREKIMDFDTVYTGVLYQDESSVGYEKRLGLSESMADVPEGAPDGADDLVREFY; this is encoded by the coding sequence ATGAGTTCAGAGACACAGGCACACTTCACCGACTTCAAGAGCGACAAACAGCCCACCTGGTGTCCCGGCTGCGGGGACTTCGGGACGATGAACGGGATGATGAAGGCGCTCGCGAACACGGGCAACGACCCGGACAACACGTTCCTCGTCGCGGGCATCGGCTGCTCGGGCAAGATCGGCACGTACATGCACAGCTACGCGCTCCACGGCGTCCACGGCCGGGCGCTCCCGCTCGGGACGGGCGTGAAACTCGCGAACCCGGAACTCGAGGTGATGGTCGCCGGCGGCGACGGCGACGGCTACTCGATCGGCGCCGGTCACTTCGTCCACGCGGTGCGACGGAACGTCGACATGACGTACGTCGTGATGGACAACCGGATCTACGGGCTGACGAAGGGGCAGGCCTCGCCGACGAGCCGCGAGGACTTCGAGACGTCGACGTCACCCGAAGGGACGAAACAGTCCCCCGTCCACCCGCTCGCGCTCGCCTTCTCGGCTGGAGCGACGTTCATCGGCCAGACGTTCTCTTCCGATGCGCTGGGCCACGCCGCGGTGATCGAGGAGGCGATCGAACACGACGGCTTCGCGCTCGTGAACACCTACAGCCCCTGCGTGACGTTCAACGACGTCGACACGTACGACTACTTCCGCGACGCGATCGTCGACCTGGAGGAGGAGGGCCACGACCCGACGGACTACGAGGCCGCCCGCGAGAAGATCATGGACTTCGACACGGTCTACACGGGCGTGCTCTACCAGGACGAGTCGAGCGTCGGCTACGAGAAACGCCTCGGTCTCTCCGAGAGCATGGCCGACGTGCCCGAGGGGGCCCCGGACGGTGCCGACGACCTCGTCCGCGAGTTCTACTGA
- a CDS encoding VOC family protein — MEIEVSDIDHVAIRVSDIDRALGFYHDLLGLPIRDRERFEREEVPFVAVVAGGRHLHLVPTDEEIDVGGEHVCLLVRSNETDTKRAIEELLEELREAAVEVEEGEPIERLGAYGRDWAAYVRDPDGRRVELKLH; from the coding sequence ATGGAGATCGAGGTCTCGGACATCGACCACGTCGCGATCCGTGTCTCGGATATCGACCGAGCGCTCGGGTTCTATCACGACCTGCTCGGGCTGCCGATCAGGGATCGAGAGCGCTTCGAGCGGGAGGAGGTGCCGTTCGTCGCGGTCGTCGCGGGCGGGAGACACCTCCACCTCGTGCCGACCGACGAGGAGATAGACGTCGGCGGCGAGCACGTCTGCCTCCTCGTACGCTCGAACGAGACGGATACGAAGAGGGCGATCGAGGAGTTACTCGAAGAGCTTCGCGAGGCCGCCGTCGAGGTCGAGGAGGGCGAGCCGATCGAGCGGCTGGGTGCCTACGGCCGGGACTGGGCGGCGTACGTCCGCGATCCCGACGGGCGGCGGGTCGAGCTGAAACTACACTAA
- a CDS encoding FAD-dependent oxidoreductase, whose product MNAEVTVHSVAEVGADTVALDLESPEGFDAVPGQFVKLTARVDDEHVSRFYTLSSPDVGETFEITVGVDPEGSLGPWLAESEGETVRIEGPFGSAHYEGEAESLVLAGGPGVGPAVGIGERALADGNEVAIVYRDDEPVHRERLDTLSEEGVTVEFLAEEEALEPVVEEHLDGQQVFVYGFQAFVTEAVDAVEAAGGESDAAKVENFG is encoded by the coding sequence ATGAACGCGGAGGTCACCGTCCACTCTGTCGCCGAGGTCGGAGCCGACACCGTCGCCCTCGACCTGGAGAGCCCCGAGGGGTTCGACGCCGTCCCCGGCCAGTTCGTCAAACTCACCGCGCGGGTCGACGACGAGCACGTCTCGCGCTTTTACACCCTCTCCTCGCCCGACGTCGGGGAGACGTTCGAGATCACCGTCGGGGTCGACCCGGAGGGAAGCCTCGGTCCCTGGCTCGCCGAGAGCGAGGGCGAGACCGTGCGGATCGAGGGGCCGTTCGGCAGCGCCCACTACGAGGGGGAAGCCGAGAGCCTCGTGCTCGCGGGCGGCCCGGGCGTCGGCCCCGCGGTCGGCATCGGCGAACGCGCGCTCGCCGACGGCAACGAGGTCGCCATCGTCTACCGCGACGACGAACCGGTCCACCGAGAACGCCTCGACACGCTCTCGGAGGAGGGCGTCACCGTCGAGTTCCTCGCGGAAGAGGAGGCGCTCGAACCGGTGGTAGAAGAGCACCTCGACGGCCAGCAGGTGTTCGTCTACGGCTTCCAGGCGTTCGTCACCGAGGCGGTCGACGCCGTCGAGGCGGCCGGCGGGGAGAGCGACGCGGCGAAGGTCGAGAACTTCGGCTAG
- a CDS encoding lipoate--protein ligase family protein — protein MTDLADREWRLIREESWDGPTNMALDEVAAETAAAGGPRTLRVYRWEPSTLSLGYHQDPETVDWQCTDREGITVTRRPTGGGGIYHDSVGDVSYSIVAPAAELPGKLIDSYHLLCEPVLEGFSRMGVDARFAEVPQPEIHHPACYLRELHPAHDVVAGVEGRKVSGNAQYRQRETVIQHGSLTYEVRAEAHLAVFADHGVSERAFEDRVTGIFEESGIPREEAVRALETALAEWTDAEEGSWTGAELDRAEEIAEAKYDDDRWTRERIDPTG, from the coding sequence ATGACCGACCTCGCCGACCGGGAGTGGCGGCTGATCCGCGAGGAGTCGTGGGACGGTCCGACGAACATGGCGCTCGACGAGGTGGCCGCCGAGACCGCCGCGGCAGGGGGCCCGCGCACACTGAGAGTCTACCGCTGGGAGCCGAGCACGCTCTCGCTCGGCTACCACCAGGACCCGGAGACGGTCGACTGGCAGTGTACGGACCGGGAGGGGATCACCGTCACACGTAGGCCGACCGGCGGCGGCGGGATCTACCACGACTCGGTGGGCGACGTCTCCTACTCGATCGTCGCGCCCGCTGCGGAGCTCCCCGGGAAGCTCATCGACTCCTATCACCTGCTCTGTGAGCCGGTTCTGGAGGGGTTCTCCCGGATGGGCGTCGACGCCCGGTTCGCCGAGGTGCCACAGCCCGAGATCCACCACCCGGCCTGTTACCTGCGCGAGCTCCACCCCGCACACGACGTGGTGGCAGGTGTGGAGGGGAGGAAGGTGAGCGGCAACGCGCAGTACCGCCAGCGCGAGACGGTGATCCAGCACGGCTCGCTCACCTACGAGGTTCGAGCGGAGGCGCACCTCGCGGTCTTCGCGGATCACGGGGTGAGCGAGCGGGCGTTCGAGGACCGGGTGACGGGGATCTTCGAGGAGAGCGGAATTCCGAGGGAGGAGGCAGTGCGGGCGCTCGAGACCGCCTTGGCCGAGTGGACCGACGCGGAGGAGGGCTCCTGGACCGGGGCCGAACTCGACCGTGCGGAGGAGATCGCCGAGGCGAAGTACGACGACGACCGGTGGACCCGCGAACGGATCGATCCGACCGGCTGA
- a CDS encoding 50S ribosomal protein L15e, with amino-acid sequence MARSFYSHIREAWKRPDEGALGELQWQRKQEWREQGAIERVERPTRLDRARELGYKAKQGIVVARVSVRKGTARKSRFRAGRRSKRQGVTRITRRKNLQSIAEERASRKFRNLRVLNSYWVGEDGSQKWFEVILADPEHPAIQNDDDLNWICDSGQKSRAFRGKTSAGRKSRGLRKRGKGTEKTRPSRSSRK; translated from the coding sequence ATGGCACGAAGCTTCTACTCACACATCAGGGAGGCATGGAAGCGCCCGGACGAGGGCGCACTCGGAGAGCTCCAGTGGCAGCGGAAACAGGAGTGGCGCGAACAGGGCGCGATCGAACGGGTAGAGCGCCCGACGCGGCTCGACCGCGCGCGCGAACTCGGCTACAAGGCGAAACAGGGCATCGTCGTCGCGCGCGTGAGCGTCCGCAAGGGGACGGCCCGAAAGAGCCGCTTCCGCGCCGGCCGGCGTTCGAAGCGCCAGGGTGTCACCCGGATCACCCGCCGCAAGAACCTCCAGTCGATCGCGGAGGAGCGCGCGAGCCGGAAGTTCCGGAACCTCAGAGTACTGAACTCCTACTGGGTCGGCGAGGACGGCTCACAGAAGTGGTTCGAGGTGATCCTCGCGGATCCCGAACACCCCGCGATCCAGAACGACGACGACCTGAACTGGATCTGTGACAGTGGACAGAAGAGCCGGGCGTTCCGCGGCAAGACGAGCGCCGGGCGGAAGTCCCGCGGGCTGAGAAAACGCGGGAAGGGGACGGAGAAGACCCGCCCGAGCCGCAGTAGTCGGAAGTAG